Proteins encoded by one window of Aliivibrio wodanis:
- the upp gene encoding uracil phosphoribosyltransferase: MKVVEVKHPLIKHKIGLMREGEISTKRFRELATEVGSLLTYEATSDFETEKVTINGWNGPVEVDQIKGKKVTVVPILRAGLGMMDGVLEHIPSARISVVGVYRDEETLEPVPYFNKLASNIDERIALVVDPMLATGGSMIATLDLLKENGCKHFKVLVLVAAPEGIEALEKAHPDVELYTAAIDEKLNDKGYIVPGLGDAGDKIFGTK, from the coding sequence ATGAAAGTTGTTGAAGTAAAACATCCGCTAATAAAACATAAAATCGGTTTAATGCGTGAAGGTGAGATCAGTACTAAGCGTTTTCGCGAATTAGCAACTGAAGTAGGTAGCCTACTGACTTATGAAGCAACATCAGATTTTGAAACAGAAAAAGTGACTATCAACGGCTGGAACGGCCCTGTTGAAGTTGACCAAATTAAAGGCAAAAAAGTAACAGTAGTGCCAATTCTTCGTGCAGGTCTTGGCATGATGGATGGTGTTCTTGAGCATATCCCAAGTGCACGTATTAGTGTTGTTGGTGTTTATCGTGATGAAGAAACACTAGAGCCTGTACCATACTTTAACAAGTTAGCGTCTAACATCGATGAGCGTATTGCTCTTGTTGTTGATCCAATGCTTGCGACGGGTGGTTCTATGATCGCAACACTAGACCTTCTAAAAGAGAATGGTTGTAAGCACTTTAAAGTACTTGTACTTGTTGCTGCACCAGAAGGTATTGAAGCGCTAGAAAAAGCACATCCTGATGTTGAGCTTTATACTGCCGCTATCGATGAGAAGCTAAATGACAAGGGTTATATTGTTCCGGGTCTTGGCGATGCTGGTGATAAGATCTTCGGTACTAAATAA
- the purM gene encoding phosphoribosylformylglycinamidine cyclo-ligase gives MSDNKTSLSYKDAGVDIDAGNALVDRIKGVVKRTRRPEVMGGIGGFGALCELPTKYKQPVLVSGTDGVGTKLRLALDLNKHDTIGIDLVAMCVNDLIVQGGEPLFFLDYYATGKLDIDVAAEVVTGIGEGCIQAGCALIGGETAEMPGMYEGEDYDVAGFCVGVVEKEDIIDGTKVAAGDALIAVGSSGPHSNGYSLIRKILEVSNADLSEELNGKTVADHLIEPTKIYIKSALKMIAEHDIHAISHITGGGFWENIPRVLPEGTKAVVDGKSWEWPAIFNWLQEKGNVDTYEMYRTFNCGVGLVIALPKEQAEQAVALLNAEGENAWVIGEVAAAEQGEEQVEIR, from the coding sequence GTGAGCGACAACAAAACTTCTCTTAGCTACAAAGATGCTGGTGTAGACATTGATGCTGGTAATGCACTTGTTGATCGAATTAAAGGCGTAGTAAAACGTACTCGTCGCCCTGAAGTAATGGGTGGCATTGGTGGTTTTGGTGCGTTATGTGAGCTTCCAACTAAATATAAACAACCTGTTTTAGTTTCTGGTACTGACGGCGTTGGTACTAAGTTACGTTTAGCGCTTGACCTAAATAAGCACGATACTATCGGTATCGACTTAGTGGCAATGTGTGTTAATGACCTAATTGTACAAGGTGGCGAACCTCTGTTCTTCCTTGACTATTATGCAACGGGCAAACTTGATATCGATGTGGCTGCTGAAGTAGTAACCGGTATCGGTGAAGGTTGTATTCAAGCAGGTTGTGCATTAATCGGTGGTGAAACTGCTGAGATGCCTGGCATGTACGAAGGCGAAGACTACGACGTTGCTGGCTTCTGTGTTGGTGTTGTTGAAAAAGAAGATATCATCGATGGCACAAAAGTCGCTGCTGGTGATGCACTAATTGCAGTTGGTTCAAGTGGCCCACACTCAAATGGTTATTCATTAATCCGTAAAATCCTTGAAGTTTCAAACGCGGATCTTAGCGAAGAACTAAACGGAAAAACCGTTGCTGACCATCTTATTGAACCAACAAAGATCTACATTAAATCAGCACTTAAAATGATTGCAGAGCATGATATTCATGCTATCTCTCATATTACTGGTGGTGGTTTCTGGGAAAATATCCCACGTGTACTTCCTGAAGGCACAAAAGCAGTTGTTGATGGTAAGAGCTGGGAATGGCCTGCTATCTTTAACTGGCTACAAGAAAAAGGTAACGTAGATACTTACGAAATGTACCGTACCTTTAACTGTGGTGTAGGCCTTGTTATCGCTCTTCCAAAAGAACAAGCTGAACAAGCTGTTGCTCTACTAAATGCCGAAGGCGAAAACGCTTGGGTTATTGGTGAAGTAGCTGCGGCAGAACAAGGTGAAGAGCAAGTAGAGATCCGTTAA